A genomic segment from Salvia splendens isolate huo1 chromosome 13, SspV2, whole genome shotgun sequence encodes:
- the LOC121762183 gene encoding kinesin-like protein KIN-14B: MSNNRWNWEVAGFEPKKSVEQSQRDDYRRVSRRYSTSISSQSDLANQVLNSKLLRLNDKLKLVRDDHLQLRQEAIDLQEYSSAKLDRVTRYLGVLADKTRKLDQAALETEARIFPLLCEKKKLFNDLLTAKGNVKVFCRVRPLFEDEGPDIVEFPDDNTLRINTNDDSLSNSKKDFEFDRVYGPQVGQADLFADIQPFVQSALHGFNVCLFAYGQTSSGKTHTMEGSNHDRGLYARSFEELFDLSNSDATSTSCYSFSVSVFELYNEQITDLLLECGSTQPKVYVGSLDYVLELVQEKVENPLEFNRILKTAFQNRGTDTLKFKVSHLIVFIHIYHKNLITGENTYSKLSLVDLAGSESTRVEDETGERATELLHVLKSLSTLGDVLVSLTSKKDDIPYENSMLTKVLADSLGGSSITLMIVNICPNVPSMSETLSSLNFYSRARNAMLNVGNRDTIKKWKDIANDARNELLEKEKEVSELKLESMGLKQDLKLANDQCVLLFNEVQKAWKVSFTLQSDLKTENIMLADKFKVEKDQNLQLRNQVTQFLQVEQEQKLQIEEKDSAIQMLQAKLKSVESQLNEAHETRTTNGSISQAEENSSSKATGDDMDSAAVTKRLEDELKKRDALIERLHEENEKLFERLTEKASSAGPPQVSSPSSKAPLSQSRDLQRNKNANAKGHAGDGVSPLASEKTERAITLVKTGTDIVKTTPAGEYLTSALNDFDPEQYDSLAAISDGANKLLMLVLAAVIKAGASREHEILAEIRDAVFAFIRKMEPRRVMDTMLVSRVRILYIRSLLARSPELQSIKVPPVERFLEKPSNGRSRSSSRSSSPGRSPVGYDSSSRNMLVEDQILGFKVNIKPEKKSKLSSVVLKIRGIDQEAWRQHITGGKLREITEEAKNYSTGNKALAALFVHTPAGELQRQIRNWLAENFDFLSVADDTVAGATGQLELLSTAIMDGWMAGLGAAQPPTTDALGQLLSEYARRLYTSQLQHLKDIAGTLATEAAEDSAQVAKLRSALESVDHKRRKILQQMKNDVEMLNLESGAAPIRNPSTAAEDARLASLISLDGILKQVKDLMRQASVNALSKSKKRSMLVSLDGLSEQMPSLLDIDHPCAQRHISEARDAVESTAEEEDKLLETPPPGTKFSTNTIHGSETDVAQWNVLQFNTGATAPFIIKCGANSKSELVVKADAQVQEPKGGEIVRVVPRPTVLEHMSLEEMKEVFAELPEALSLLALARTADGTRARYSRLYRTLAMKVPALRDLVGELEKGGVLKDIKA, from the exons ATGAGCAATAATCGGTGGAACTGGGAAGTTGCGGGGTTCGAGCCCAAGAAATCGGTGGAGCAGAGCCAGAGAGATGATTACCGGAGGGTGTCGCGCCGCTACTCGACCTCGATATCGTCGCAATCCGACCTGGCCAACCAAGTCCTCAACTCCAAGCTCCTACGCTTGAACGACAAACTCAAG CTTGTCAGAGATGATCACTTGCAGTTAAGACAAGAAGCGATCGATCTTCAAGAATATTCCAGTGCAAAACTTGATCGAGTAACACGTTACTTAGGTGTACTCGCTGATAAGACTCGTAAATTAG ATCAGGCTGCCCTTGAAACAGAAGCTAGAATCTTTCCACTGCTATGTGAGAAGAAAAAGTTATTTAATGACTTATTAACGGCCAAAG GAAATGTGAAGGTGTTTTGCCGTGTAAGGCCTCTGTTTGAAGATGAAGGCCCAGATATTGTAGAATTTCCTGATGATAATACCCTACGAATAAACACCAATGATGACAGTCTCTCCAATTCAAAGAAGGATTTTGAGTTTGACCGGGTGTATGGGCCACAAGTTGGACAAG CCGATCTCTTTGCTGATATTCAGCCATTTGTTCAGTCAGCTTTACATGGATTTAATGTTTGTCTATTTGCATATGGACAGACCTCGTCAGGAAAGACGCATACTATG GAAGGATCTAATCACGATCGTGGTCTGTATGCTCGATCTTTTGAGGAGCTCTTTGATTTATCCAACTCAGATGCAACTTCAACTTCTTGTTATAGTTTCTCAGTTTCAGTTTTTGAGCTTTATAATGAACAG ATAACAGATTTGCTTCTGGAATGTGGAAGTACTCAACCAAAGGTCTATGTTGGGTCACTGGATTATGTTTTAGAACTTGTCCAGGAAAAAGTTGAGAATCCTTTAGAGTTCAACAGGATTCTCAAAACAGCTTTTCAGAACCGAGGAACTGACACCTTGAAGTTTAAAGTTTCTCATCT GATTGTGTTTATACACATATACCATAAAAACTTGATCACAGGTGAAAACACATACAGCAAGCTTTCCCTAGTTGATTTGGCTGGAAGTGAAAGTACAAGAGTAGAGGATGAAACTGGTGAACGTGCAACGGAATTGTTGCATGTCTTAAAATCCCTCTCAAC ATTGGGTGATGTTTTGGTATCCTTAACTTCAAAGAAGGATGATATTCCATATGAGAACTCAATGCTAACAAAAGTTCTTGCAGATTCACTAG GTGGAAGCTCAATAACATTGATGATTGTTAACATCTGCCCTAATGTGCCCAGCATGTCTGAGACACTATCTTCGCTTAATTTTTATTCTAGGGCCCGAAATGCTATGTTAAACGTTGGTAATCGAGATACAATTAAGAAATGGAAAGATATT GCTAATGATGCACGTAATGAATTGcttgaaaaggaaaaggaagtCAGTGAATTGAAGCTGGAAAGCATGGGGCTAAAACAGGATTTAAAGCTCGCAAATGACCAGTGTGTTCTACTCTTCAATGAAGTTCAGAAAGCTTGGAAAGTTTCTTTCACGCTGCAGTCAGATTTGAAG ACAGAGAATATTATGCTTGCGGATAAGTTTAAGGTAGAAAAGGATCAGAACCTGCAACTAAGGAACCAAGTAACTCAGTTTTTACAAGTGGAGCAAGAACAGAAATTGCAGATAGAAGAAAAGGACTCAGCAATTCAAATGTTGCAG GCCAAACTGAAGAGTGTTGAGTCACAATTGAACGAGGCTCATGAGACTAGGACAACAAATGGCTCTATATCGCAAGCTGAAGAGAATTCAAGCAGCAAAGCCACAGGGGACGACATGGATTCTGCTGCTGTTACTAAGAGACTTGAAGATGAACTGAAGAAACGAGATGCACTCATTGAG AGGTTGCATGAAGAGAATGAGAAGTTGTTTGAGAGACTAACAGAAAAAGCTTCTTCAGCTGGACCTCCACAG GTATCAAGCCCATCTTCCAAGGCACCACTTAGTCAGTCTCGTGACTTGCAAAG GAACAAAAACGCCAATGCCAAAGGACACGCTGGTGATGGCGTTTCACCTTTGGCTTCTGAAAAGACTGAGAGAGCTATTACATTGGTTAAGACTGGTACTGACATTGTCAAAACTACACCAGCTGGCGAATATCTTACTTCTGCTCTGAATGATTTTGATCCTGAGCAATATGACAGCCTCGCTGCAATCTCAGATGGGGCTAACAAGCTCTTGATGCTG GTACTGGCTGCAGTCATTAAGGCAGGTGCTTCTAGAGAGCATGAAATCCTTGCTGAAATAAGAGATGCTGTTTTTGCTTTTATTCGTAAAATGGAGCCCAGAAGAGTGATGGATACCATGCTCGTCTCCCGTGTTAGGATTCTCTACATACGGTCCCTGCTTGCTCGGTCACCAGAGCTACAATCAATTAAG GTTCCTCCAGTTGAGCGCTTTCTTGAGAAGCCTAGCAATGGACGTAGCAGAAGCTCTAGCCGTAGTAGCAGCCCTGGAAGATCTCCGGTGGGTTATGATTCCAGCTCAAGGAATATGTTGGTTGAGGACCAAATTCTAGGGTTTAAAGTAAATATAAAACCAGAAAAGAAGTCAAAGTTGTCATCAGTAGTTCTTAAGATACGTGGAATTGATCAG GAGGCATGGAGGCAGCATATAACAGGTGGAAAGCTCAGGGAAATAACTGAAGAGGCAAAAAATTACTCAACTGGAAACAAGGCTCTTGCAGCTCTTTTTGTTCATACCCCTGCGGGTGAGCTCCAGCGCCAAATCAGAAATTGGCTCGCAGAGAACTTTGATTTCCTTTCTGTTGCCGATGACACAGTAGCTGGAGCAACTGGTCAACTGGAACTTCTCTCTACAGCAATAATGGATGGCTGGATGGCTGGACTTGGTGCTGCCCAGCCTCCGACTACCGATGCCCTTGGCCAGCTGTTATCTGAATATGCCAGACGTCTTTATACTTCACAACTGCAACATTTGAAG GACATTGCTGGTACTTTGGCAACTGAAGCAGCGGAGGACTCTGCTCAAGTAGCTAAGCTACGTTCAGCTCTCGAATCTGTTGATCACAAGAGAAGAAAG ATTTTGCAACAAATGAAAAATGATGTGGAGATGTTAAATTTGGAAAGTGGGGCTGCACCTATTCGGAATCCATCCACTGCTGCTGAGGATGCAAGACTTGCGTCGTTAATCTCCCTTGATGGCATACTGAAGCAAGTCAAG GATTTAATGAGGCAAGCTTCTGTCAATGCGCTGAGCAAGAGCAAGAAGCGATCAATGCTCGTCTCTCTAGACGGACTTTCTGAACAGATGCCGTCTTTACTTGACATTGACCATCCGTGCGCTCAAAGGCATATATCAGAAGCTCGGGATGCTGTAGAG TCAACCGCAGAAGAGGAAGATAAGCTTCTGGAAACACCACCACCCGGTACCAAATTCTCTACTAACACGATACATGGTTCTGAAACCGACGTGGCACAGTGGAATGTGTTGCAGTTCAACACGGGCGCCACGGCCCCCTTCATAATCAAATGTGGAGCCAACTCGAAGTCGGAGTTGGTCGTGAAGGCGGATGCACAGGTGCAGGAACCCAAGGGCGGGGAGATTGTGCGAGTGGTTCCAAGACCTACTGTTCTCGAACATATGAGCCTGGAGGAGATGAAAGAGGTGTTTGCGGAGCTGCCGGAGGCTCTGAGCCTGCTCGCTCTCGCTAGAACAGCAGATGGAACCCGAGCTCGATATTCGAGACTGTACCGAACTCTGGCCATGAAGGTTCCTGCACTAAGGGACCTAGTTGGTGAGCTTGAGAAGGGGGGTGTGCTCAAGGACATCAAAGCATGA